TAAGTATTCTTTTCACTGCCAAACTTGCCAAAGGCATTCGCCGGACCGAGCACCGTTGTATCTAGTGTATCGAgctaaaaatccaaaattttcgtatttatcGAAACGATATTTTCCACtctacacatttacatatgaatCGTTTCAAGCGCTTTGAGACTGTTCCGGATTCTTCAACATTCAGTTTTTATGGAcagccatatatgtatattatagtggttccgacaaatgagcagcttcttgaagagcaAAGGACGTgtgataaatttcaatatatttaaatcaaaagCTGCGGAACTAgttatacagacggacggagaGACGGACACTTGTCGATCTGATCTTTTAcgagtatgtacacatattttttgtagaatGTACGTTACcttctggctgttacaaacttcgtggcaaacttaatataccttgttcagggtgtAATTACAAAAAGTGGTGTGTGTTTTAGGTAGACAAGCAAGCCACAATCCtatcaaatatttcaaactgattcGTACAGGAAGAAGAAATAACTTCCGTATCTGATTTGATACATATGTTCCAAATGTGGATTTTCTCTCATTTACCTTTAGCGTTTTCACATTTAATTACTTGAGCTCATTGCGGGATGAGTTATTGTTACTGTAGCGACTATCGTAGGAAACGATAGTCAACTTCAGTATCTGATagttttctacaaaaataatcACACTTAAGCATAAGAATTTTTCTTCTTTGGAAtacgtttttatttataatcattttcaattaaattcatattataTGTGAGTAATTCCATGCAAAGAattctttagttttaaaaacaTAGTTATTAGTCTAACTTTTCTCTGCTCTGGTGTAGGCCGagttaaattgtatttaaatcaACTTGCAGAGCTCACACATACAATAAACGAGATTTTGGTGTAATGGATTTCTTCTTGTTCTAAAGATACTCCacaatatcgcatttgatggatATGTTCGGACAACTTTGACCCACAACATTTCGACCACGATAGTTAGGGCTCTTTTCAGTGAGCAATTTTCGGAATATGGGCAATATTGCTGTTTCTCCATCTAGTAACTCTGTCTCCGAACTAGCACCATAAATTGACGATTCGATTTTATTTCGATGCTTGCGTTGCTTATCAGGTGCTACATTTGGGGAGGAATGATGATGTGCAGCATGTTGTATACTACTCATCTTGTTGAGTTTGCGCTGTGTAATGCATTGCGTAGCTGGCGGCGTTGGCTCACGTTCACGTTCACTGTCGGTTTCGCTTTGGCATACCGTTCCCTTCTGCGGCTTATGACGATGTTTATTACGATTCTTTTCCGAGACTGAACGTTGTATGGGTGACGTAGTCTGGTTATATGGAATGATATGACTGTGTTCCGAACAACGTTGTGGGCTAGCATAGTTGCGCGGTGACTGGCGCGAATGTTGCTTGGCATGTGAAAGTGTATGGGTGTCCCATAGATCGCTTTGTGAGACCACAAAATTGGATTTCATGGCGTTGGTTCCACGACGGCTGTCCGATGTTGTGGGTGCTTTAAAAGAGACTCAGCTCAAAATACTAAACAATCAGGAAATTGTTATTTTACTCACTCTTTATGACGTTATTGCTTTTCGTATATGGAGCATGGGGACAAGAACCGTTTAGATCGTTATTGGAATTAGAAATATTTGTAGCGGAGTTCCTATGATTATGTGCGGTCTTTGGATAGGCGGTTGGAGTCTGACTTCCACTGTCATAGtgctaaaataaagaaattatttgatatttattgATTAAGAGCATAAAAAACTTTCTAAAATTCTGCATCATCAACTCTAATTTTTCTTTACCCTGGACGCCACTGATTGCCGGCGCTCCCGCAATTGTGAATCTTCGCTTCttttgatattgttgcattctTGCTTTTTCATACTCGGTATGGGATCGGTTTGAGCTGAAACGGAGTTTCGTTTCTCTCCCGGTCTCCGGTAAGTGAGATCATCATGCTTTACAGCTTGCAatggtggttgttgttgttgtagttgttgctgtaattgttgttgtatgggTTGCATTGATTGCATTTGAGTTTGTTTTTGAAGCGAATTCGATCCAGTAACTAAGCCGGTGGATTGGACCATACCATCTTGGATTTGTGTTAAAGACTTCATGGACTTCTTTTTACTAAAAAGTTGATACAAGACACATATGTAATTCAAATTAACGGTAtagttatatgtgtgtgtaagaaaacaagaaaacctACGGTGGCAAGGATGGAGCGATTGTCGTTGACTGTACTGAAACCATGGAGCTGTCCATTTCCACGTGTGTAGAAGTTACGCTGTCAACTGAAGTAAGTTCCGTTACTTctacaaacataaaaataaaagtaattagtAGTTGAATTCGATTGAGAACttggattttttaattaaatgtagtTACTAAGAGTTTTGCAAAACATTTTAAGTCTTTAAACTAAGTTAATATCAATAAACACCTGTTGTGCTGGGCATTTCCCGTCGTACTGGCGGTGCAGACAATCTAGCTGTATCATTGAGTATTGGTTCCGAGTCCCCGCCAATACCGCCAGTACATGTGACGCCATCAATCCACTTGCGAGCTTCAGGTCCAAGTTTTCTTATAAGAGCTTGCAGTTCATTTTCTTTCTCCATAAGAATTTTGCGGAATCGGCAATTCGTGTTTTTCACATCACGTAGGCGTTGCTCCAATTCACAGACGGATGAATCGCGTCGATTTTTCGACATTGGACGCAAGGTGGCGCGTACGCGCTTATCAACGACACCTTGTGGGTTGCGTTTCAGTTCGACTAGCTTTAAGTCAAgcagaagaaaaagaagcacTTTTAGGTATTACAAATTTTATCGGTGATattacatagatatacataacAGGTGAATTTTCTAGTATATAAAgttgaaagttttgaaattgttgtaACTAAGCAAATAATAATCACCAATGCAAAAGAGTGAAAGCGATAGAATTTCGAGTAAGCTAAATCAGAATTAAATGTAAAGCAAATACGAACTCAAATTGACACATAAGTATACTCGTAAAGGATTTTGGACAAAAGTGATATATAGTACACCAAATATTCTAGATTTAtcctttctattttttattttaaaatttataccacagtcaagtttttaaaatattattagagaATCTTGTAAAAAAATGGTATAAAAGCCCGAATTCGGTTAGTAGGTCAAATTTTTTACGGTATTTCATgcagttcaattttttttattctaaaaaatttatttttttcattaaccGACTTGTCTTCGTTTGCTAGAAACGGGCGTGTTGTAAATAATGCGCGAGAAGTTTTCAATAAAGTGTATAGCACAGTTAAAGAGCAtctaatcaaaatatttcatttgcaaaatattatttaacattttttttatgaaagtttttttttgttttaagttcgaaagtttgaaaatttaagtgtGACATGATTAGGCGCTCATCATACACATATTTGAATATGCCAATAGCTCATTTAATTTTGTCCATAATTACGATAACagtaaatcttaaatttaatttaaaaatacagctacaaaaactacaaaacttcCTTACTACCAGTCTTACTTTCGGTACGAACACCAAACATAATGTTGCTGtcgtacaaaaaattataaaaaatgagagTAAGACAAAAACTAAATCCTTGCGATCGGAGAGCACCAACGAAATAGCGGCACCGGCGATGCATGTTATGAAGACATTGTAAACGGAAAATCCAATATGTTTCGAGTCATTTAAGGCCGGAATGGAAACATGACGTGTCTCCCAAGCCAGGAAAGCACCAAATACCttaaacacaataaataaaatatagtaatattactattaatttttggtttgcAAATGAAGAAATCAAGGTTAAAATATCACATACCAGTAGCAGGCCTTTATAAGCATATATTATACTAACAAATATCGTCATATGCTCTGATTGGCAGTATTCATTTTCAGGTATAACCAAAACATCGTCCATTGACTCGTGAtgctaaaatttatatttaaatagtaaACAGTTAAgcgtttcaataattttttcctacCCTTGGTTCTAATTGTTTAGTGTCACGATAGAAGGGATCGGCTACTTGCCATGTCGTTATAATAGCAATATCAATGGCCAATAATATACCCACTACCATAAACAATTGATAGTCctttatgacttttttatttagctttaGATCGGTGAATATGGAGTGCACACGCCATGTTTTCGAAAACATCGCACCAAACGCCAAACTGAAGCCGGCCATAAGTATCCACGCGCGTGCTGTGCATATGTAGGGGAATGCAGCCACACTGCTCAAGGTGGTGTCCAAGCCCAGAAATATAACACTCATATATGTGAGCATACAACCAATGATTATGAGATTATTGAGATGTGGActtgacatttttatatatctgcaaaaaaaaataataatataaaaaattttagtaaacttAGTGGCATGCTTTGTTATATTTAACACGGTGTGGCTTTGATCTTAACTGTCTTTTTTTACAAGATTTTTAAATGATTACGATGGCGGTCTGATCAGTatattgccaaaaaaaaataaaacgaaaaacaacTAATTTCTCGAAATTGTCTACATTTGATACAACGATGCTTCTTTAACCCGTCTTACAAATATGTTTACTGGAAGTCTGCAAAGCTGAATAATTTCTGCCCGGCAAGAAAGAATAATAATACCCTGGataatttccatacaaaaacttgattgtGAACATACAAACTTGCAGCTTTATGTTAaaatggtccgatctgaacgatcCACGCCGAATTTCctcaagatatctcgtcaaataaaaacgttaaatttttacatatatgctTTAAAGGTGCGATTTGGCGGCtcggacaaatgagcaacttcttgaagagCAGAAACCTCAGAGCGATACCTCGAAAACTGAGGATATAGTTAAACAGACAGATGGACGCAGTGAGGGACATGGATAAATCAATTCAGCTTATAACGCTACTCATTTAcgggtatgtacatattttatagggcatccgacccttccttctggatgttactcatttcgtggcaaacttaatatacacggttaatataaaaattaattgtttcacTCACCTTTGATttcgatattttatattaaaagctaAGAAAACGCAGGCCACTATGATGCCAATCACCGAAGCGCTCGCTGATACTATATAAATGGTTAAGTTCACTTGGCTGTGCTCAATGTATATTAATGTACGGTCCTTTGGTGGAGTTCTTCCCACCTAATTATTACAAAGAGttactttatttttctttttttaattttatttagtatttaaaaaaaatttatataatagttTATATAAACTGATATAAACTATacgtaaaagtaaaaataaataactctATCTGAGGGCTTaacttgataaaaaaaatgaaaaggttTAGTAAAGTATCATTTTTGTTTCTACTCAAAACCTTAAAAATTTCACTTACCCATCTTACTGGTTTTCCCAAAGTTAAATCCAAGTGACTTAATTGCGAGTGATATTCACCAATCTTTTCTGCTTGACCCAATTGAAATTGTGTAATGAGAATGTTGGCTTTGCGCTCGTTGTTGTAGAAACGTACGGGACCCTTAAAATGGGGAGcgatgaaataaatttgaaaataatgcaatattaggtatgctttttatttctactCAATAAGACAGGTTTCTAgtgaaacaaatatattttgttaaatagcCATACCGTAACTCCTTCGAATGAAGTATTCCGGAGCGCTTCTAAAAACACAAGCTCCCAATCTTTTACACGATAATCAAAATGCGTTAGAAAGTCTTCTCGCTTCTGCGCAACATATTGAATAGCCAACGCAGCTGCCCAAATTCCATCGTAAGTATAACCATGAAAGCGGGAATATTCGGTACCGCGCAAACTATCGTATTCCGAGAGATACTCATCGGCAGTctgcaatttaaattaaaaattaaattaaagtttattaatacatactatacatatgtacatatatgtatattgggtcAGCGAAAGTTTTAGAATCTTACAATCCCGGCAACGGTTATGTCACCACTTGTTGACAGAGGTAGCAAGTCAACCAGAATGGTGCCTTCAAGTGCGGTTGCAATCTCATCCACCGTACACTCGGTATCGATTGTTGCATTCCACCACTCCGTTGAATAGGTAGCCATAATCAGCCACTGATAAGAACGCCCATACATTTCCAATCTACCAAGATACCAaagtaattagtttttttttactttgtagcCTTTC
The sequence above is drawn from the Bactrocera tryoni isolate S06 chromosome 1, CSIRO_BtryS06_freeze2, whole genome shotgun sequence genome and encodes:
- the LOC120767094 gene encoding gamma-aminobutyric acid type B receptor subunit 2 isoform X2; translation: MALKNRVLFACVCLLGLIYCSKGRTAKRSDVYIAGFFPYGDGVENSDTGRGVMPSVKLALSHVNEHPTILINYRLHMWWNDTECNAAVGVKSFFDMMHSGPNKLMLFGAACTHVTDPIAKASKHWHLTQLSYADTHPMFTKDAFPNFFRVVPSENAFNAPRLALLKEFNWTRVGTLYQNEPRYSLPHNHMVADLDSMQLEVVETQSFVNDVNEPLKKLREKDVRIILGNFNEHYARKVFCEAYRLEMYGRSYQWLIMATYSTEWWNATIDTECTVDEIATALEGTILVDLLPLSTSGDITVAGITADEYLSEYDSLRGTEYSRFHGYTYDGIWAAALAIQYVAQKREDFLTHFDYRVKDWELVFLEALRNTSFEGVTGPVRFYNNERKANILITQFQLGQAEKIGEYHSQLSHLDLTLGKPVRWVGRTPPKDRTLIYIEHSQVNLTIYIVSASASVIGIIVACVFLAFNIKYRNQRYIKMSSPHLNNLIIIGCMLTYMSVIFLGLDTTLSSVAAFPYICTARAWILMAGFSLAFGAMFSKTWRVHSIFTDLKLNKKVIKDYQLFMVVGILLAIDIAIITTWQVADPFYRDTKQLEPRHHESMDDVLVIPENEYCQSEHMTIFVSIIYAYKGLLLVFGAFLAWETRHVSIPALNDSKHIGFSVYNVFITCIAGAAISLVLSDRKDLVFVLLSFFIIFCTTATLCLVFVPKLVELKRNPQGVVDKRVRATLRPMSKNRRDSSVCELEQRLRDVKNTNCRFRKILMEKENELQALIRKLGPEARKWIDGVTCTGGIGGDSEPILNDTARLSAPPVRREMPSTTEVTELTSVDSVTSTHVEMDSSMVSVQSTTIAPSLPPKKKSMKSLTQIQDGMVQSTGLVTGSNSLQKQTQMQSMQPIQQQLQQQLQQQQPPLQAVKHDDLTYRRPGEKRNSVSAQTDPIPSMKKQECNNIKRSEDSQLRERRQSVASRHYDSGSQTPTAYPKTAHNHRNSATNISNSNNDLNGSCPHAPYTKSNNVIKTPTTSDSRRGTNAMKSNFVVSQSDLWDTHTLSHAKQHSRQSPRNYASPQRCSEHSHIIPYNQTTSPIQRSVSEKNRNKHRHKPQKGTVCQSETDSEREREPTPPATQCITQRKLNKMSSIQHAAHHHSSPNVAPDKQRKHRNKIESSIYGASSETELLDGETAILPIFRKLLTEKSPNYRGRNVVGQSCPNISIKCDIVEYL
- the LOC120767094 gene encoding gamma-aminobutyric acid type B receptor subunit 2 isoform X1, whose product is MALKNRVLFACVCLLGLIYCSKGRTAKRSDVYIAGFFPYGDGVENSDTGRGVMPSVKLALSHVNEHPTILINYRLHMWWNDTECNAAVGVKSFFDMMHSGPNKLMLFGAACTHVTDPIAKASKHWHLTQLSYADTHPMFTKDAFPNFFRVVPSENAFNAPRLALLKEFNWTRVGTLYQNEPRYSLPHNHMVADLDSMQLEVVETQSFVNDVNEPLKKLREKDVRIILGNFNEHYARKVFCEAYRLEMYGRSYQWLIMATYSTEWWNATIDTECTVDEIATALEGTILVDLLPLSTSGDITVAGITADEYLSEYDSLRGTEYSRFHGYTYDGIWAAALAIQYVAQKREDFLTHFDYRVKDWELVFLEALRNTSFEGVTGPVRFYNNERKANILITQFQLGQAEKIGEYHSQLSHLDLTLGKPVRWVGRTPPKDRTLIYIEHSQVNLTIYIVSASASVIGIIVACVFLAFNIKYRNQRYIKMSSPHLNNLIIIGCMLTYMSVIFLGLDTTLSSVAAFPYICTARAWILMAGFSLAFGAMFSKTWRVHSIFTDLKLNKKVIKDYQLFMVVGILLAIDIAIITTWQVADPFYRDTKQLEPRHHESMDDVLVIPENEYCQSEHMTIFVSIIYAYKGLLLVFGAFLAWETRHVSIPALNDSKHIGFSVYNVFITCIAGAAISLVLSDRKDLVFVLLSFFIIFCTTATLCLVFVPKVRLVLVELKRNPQGVVDKRVRATLRPMSKNRRDSSVCELEQRLRDVKNTNCRFRKILMEKENELQALIRKLGPEARKWIDGVTCTGGIGGDSEPILNDTARLSAPPVRREMPSTTEVTELTSVDSVTSTHVEMDSSMVSVQSTTIAPSLPPKKKSMKSLTQIQDGMVQSTGLVTGSNSLQKQTQMQSMQPIQQQLQQQLQQQQPPLQAVKHDDLTYRRPGEKRNSVSAQTDPIPSMKKQECNNIKRSEDSQLRERRQSVASRHYDSGSQTPTAYPKTAHNHRNSATNISNSNNDLNGSCPHAPYTKSNNVIKTPTTSDSRRGTNAMKSNFVVSQSDLWDTHTLSHAKQHSRQSPRNYASPQRCSEHSHIIPYNQTTSPIQRSVSEKNRNKHRHKPQKGTVCQSETDSEREREPTPPATQCITQRKLNKMSSIQHAAHHHSSPNVAPDKQRKHRNKIESSIYGASSETELLDGETAILPIFRKLLTEKSPNYRGRNVVGQSCPNISIKCDIVEYL